CCCTTTGCCTTCTTTCTGGATCTTCTGCTTTACCTTCTCCCTGTCTTCGAGAGTGCCGAAACCCATAATGACCTTTTGGTTTTTGGCCTTGCTGACGCGTTCCACCTTGACCCAGCCCTCCTTGGCGTTCACGGTCTTTCTTATTTTGCCGAGGACTTCTTCCCCGGTATCCATCACGTTTGAGGAGGTCACCACCACCGAGTGGAGAACCTTTTGAGTTCTTCGGGTCGGAGGGGCCGCCGCAACAACTCCCACGTAGCTCCTGACGGCCGCCACTTCCTCACGACATCCCCTTAGCTGGTCTTGCAGGGATCTTAAGTTCTCCGTATTCTCCCTCAGCAGCAGCGCATGCTTCTCCATTTTCCTATCCGATGGTTCTACCGCAGGTTGGTTTGCCCTTGTAGTGGGTTCCTCCACTTCTGTCTTTTTGAGGTCTTTTATTGCCTCCATATGCTCCTTGATCAAGGCGTTGTGCTCCTTTATGAGTTCCTCACTCAATCCGACCAAGGGTAACTGAGGGTTAGGTGGGGTCAGGGGGTGTAGAGGGCTCCTCTCACCCTGCAGATCCGTCTCTCCTTCGTCTCGATTTTGGAGATCGTCTATTTCCAAATTCATCGTTAAGATGATTTGGTACTGCCCTTCGATAGCCTTTATTACCCCCTCCTTTATTtcgctttttaaatttcgcgAGCTAGCCAGGTTGGTCTTCGCAGCGTCGTAGTGGGCTTTCGCTTCCTCCGCTAGGCTGTTGTATTCTTGTGTCTTTGGCGGCGCCGCCGGTTCCGACTTCCTGGCCTTCTCTTTTGGATCAGGTCTCCCTAAAGGTTTTACCGCCTTTGGGGCCTTATCTTTTAAGGTGGTGATCTTTttaggggggggggggggaatGTCTCACAAACATTGCAGAGGGATGCGTCAGATCGTAAATGTGTATAAGTATACGTGTGTGTGGATGTGTATATGTGGGTGCGTgggtgtttgtgtgtgtgtgtttgtgtattGTATTCAGCAACAAGCTAAAGGCGTCGGAAAACCTCGAACCTGGTACTTCGAACACGTCAGCACTATCTATGTCTTTCTTGACTTGAAACGAATACCTAGTGAGGTTTTTCGCACATAATAGTAGAAATACAGTAGACAAAGCTTACGACGAAAATCTCCTtatgtcataatatatatgcCATTTACAAACatcttattgtatttttgtcaACGGTATCgttgtcatatatttaaaaatcgtgAGTCTTGGAAGCGGTTATAACAATGTTCATGAAATTAAGTATGCTGAGGATTTTATGAGAGACTCATAGACTTAGACTGCGATATTAGCCAATGAAAAATTCTAGAATATATTAGATTACGAAGAAATTTGtcaatagatggcgttgttaCCAATCAGTTAAATGTTTAGTTCtgcttaaatgaaactaagacTTGGatttacaacatatttattatacatttttacatgtTACCAGACGTTTTGGTTACTCTATAGTAGCTGTggtcacggacagacgagataaaAGTGTCTGCTATTAAGTCTTGTTATGTACATTATTAGAGTCATGAAAGTGGACCACATTTTCTTTTACAGTCTTTATTTACAAGTTTAACTAACTCCATACGTATGATAATGAACGTTGAACAAGAAAAgacaataattatgatatatttctgTACAAATACATGTCTTAAAGGGTACATCGAATCCAAACGTCTATTGATCTAAGTCatctacatttatatgtaacttATTAAGTTTAAGATTAATCATATTGCatctttgaatttaaataaacgtatatattatattaaataaaacgtataaaacGGATGGATGTTAGTGAAAAGTTAGAAGTGTTCGTACGTGAAAATGTTTAGCGACAACGCGGTTCTCCTTATGGTATATTCGACGttcataaaatgaatacaTATATCTCAATCGTTTCAACCTTGACTCCCGCCCACGCGGCGACAAAAATGCAGCGTCAGCTGGACCAGCTCCCTCAATGGCTGGATAAGTGGCGTCTCAGAGTAAACGTTTCGAAGACCCAAGCGATCTCCATGGGACGACGACACCCACCACAGCCCCCCTCCCTGATGGGACAACCCCTCCAATGGGCACGGACGGTCAAGTACCTGGGCGTGACCATCGACCGTGGCCTATCAATGAAACAACATACGAAGGAAGTCGTTGAGAAATCGCGAGCCGCGCGTGCTCTCCTGCGACCCGTTCTCCGATCCGATCTCCCCCTCCGAGCCAAGCTGGCCGTCTACAAGACATACATAAGATCGCACCTAACATACGCCGCTCCCGCCTGGTATGCCTTAGTCAAGGAACCAGAGCGTGGACGCCTGCGCGCCCAGCAATCACTAGTGCTGAGGACTCTTGTAGACGCGCCGTGGTGCGTTCGGAACGCGACCATCGCCAGAGACCTACACATGGAGAGCCTCGACGACTTCATAACTCGACTGAGTCGGGCCATGTTTCAGCGCGCCGACGCGTCGACCTTCGCACACATACGCGAAGTGGCCCCGTATCACAGACGCCCGCCAGACGGACACGCCCTGCCGCGAGATCTTCTTCCCGCGGCCCTACCCGGACTTACCCCACACAAACATCCGCCGTAAAAAGCGGAGCGGCCTCCGACGGCGAAAGCTGCTGCCTGCAGTTCGCCAGCTGAGCCTCCCACAAGCGGGTCTCACTCGGCTGGCTCGAGCGGGGTAGCGGCAGATGAGCCCAAGATAATGACCCCATCGGACGCCGGCTGCAGTCTAACCACCGGAGATGTGTCCTGGCCCACAGTTAGACTCGCTCCGTCCGATAAAACACCCGGACACGATCACATAGAATTTCACCACCGCAGGCTGGAGGCAGCCCATTCGAGACCCAGTCTCTGGACCACGCCTCGCCCGCGACCTTCCTAACATGACACCAGGGCTGCAAACGCCCGCCCCAACGACCCGTCTGCATTCACAGGCGGAGTCGCAGCCAGCTCAGGGGGCCAACGCCCCGAAAAGCTAACCTCGACCCCCGCTCCTGGGGGCCTGAGATGACCttgtgatgatgatgaatcgTTTCAACAGTTTGACAGGGAGAGACAGTTTAACCACCGCACGGTGCAGACGTGCGGCAAAGTGCTCCGATGCGAATATCGCACAATAGTGTTAAAGTGTCAGAAGAGGGTTCCAGAACAACGTGTCCGGCGTCGATCAGAAGACTTAGAAGTTGGTAGCAGCCACCGTCGCTTAAGTCGCCGTTGTCCTGCCATCAGGTACCACACAGTCGATAGGGAAGTTAGGTACACCCCTGCTACCTAAAAGCAGGGACATAGTATAGTTTACCAAAAATTCACTCACCTCCCTGTCAAGGCAGGGAGGACACCCGATATACCGTCGCCCACCATGGGCaccaaaatagaaaaaatcatCGAGAGATTCGAGGTACTCATCAAGTACCTCTCGGAAACCGCCCCGTCAGTGTTCAGGGACTTCAACGAGAAGTTCCCGATACCGCCAGTATCATTCGACACGGACAGCCCGGCTTCACCGGGATGCCCGCAGGATAGCAATCCATCCGATATGGATTTTCGCCAATCGGCTCGGAGGCCGAGCAATCGTCAGCAGAGACGACGCCGCCGAGGAGGATAGCGACGGGTTTAGGCCCGTCATATCCAAATCAGGAAAGAGGAAGGCGGCTAAATCGCTGAAGGCGTCGCCGCCGAACAAAAAAGTAATTGCGTCACCCGCAGCTGCCGGCGCAGCTGCGCGCGCACCTGTGTCAACACCTGCGGGCACATCTGTGTCCGTACCTGCGGGCGCATCTGTGTACGCACCTGCGGGCGCATCTGTGTCCGCGCCAGCGGGCGCAGCTGTGTCGGTACCTGGGTCCGCACCCACAAAAACAAATAGCCCGCCGCCCCTATACGTCAGGACGAACAGGGACTGGAACGACATTTCCAGTCTCCTGAATAACAAGAACATCCGGTACATATCAGCCCGCAACACGGCggtaggtataaaaatatctactgCCTCCCCGTCCGACCACCGTGCACTATCATCGATATTGCGTAAAAACAATATCGAATACCATACCTACGCCCTCCCGGAGGAACGTGGGCTAACTGTAATCATCAAGGGTCTCCCCGCGGAGATACCTGTTCATGTTATTAAAGAGGACCTTCAGTCCCAAAACCTGCCAGTGTTGGAAGTGCATCGCATGCACAGGCCAAATAAACGACCGTTCGACATGGTGCTAGTGCACTTGTCCCTTACCCTGGAAGGTAAggcaatttataatttaaaatccgtCTGCCGGTTATCCGGTCTACGTATCGAGCCGCCTCGAAACCGCGGAGCCCCGGGGCAATGTCACCGTTGCCAATTATACGGCCACTCCCAAAGGTTCTGTTACGCACGCCCGCGTTGCGTAAAGTGGCTAGGGGACCACGCAACGTCCGACTGCAGCAGAGTATCGGCTACGGAGGAGCCGCCTAGCTGCGTCCTGTGCGGTCAGCGGGGTCATCCCGCGAGTTATCGCGGATGCCCCAAAGCCCCGCACTGGGCGAAAGTTGGGCGGCACCTTAGCAAAGCCTGGGAGCCGGCTCTCATCTCCGCTGCACCTCCGACAGCAAACGCTTGGGTGCGCCCAAGCGCCTTAGTAGGCCCGAAAGCCCCTCAGGCACCCCAGGCCCCTCTGGCACCTCAGGCACCACAGGCCCCTCTGGCCCCTCTGGCACCACAGGCCCCTCTGGCACCTCAGGCACCACAGGCCCCTCTGGCACCTCAGGCACCACAGGCCCCTCTGGCACCACAGGCCCCTCTGGCACCACAGGCCCCTCTGGCCCCTCAGGCACCACAGGCACCACAGGCCCCTCTGGCACCTCAGGCACCACAGGCCCCTCTGGCACCTCAGGCACCACAGGCCCCTCTGGCACCTCAGGCACCACAGGCCCCTCTGGCACCACAGGCCCCTCTGGCACCACAGGCCCCTCTGGCACCTCAGGCACCACAGGCCCCTCTGGCACCTCAGGCACCACAGGCCCCTCTGGCACCTCAGGCACCTCAGGCACCACAGGCCCCTCTGGCACCTCAGGCACCACAGGCCCCTCTGGCACCTCAGGCACCACAGGCCCCTCAGGCATCAAAAGCCCCTCAGGAACCGAAATAAGGCCCATAAGGCAGCCCAGGCCCCCAAGGCACCGGCAGTAGGCCTAGCGGCCGACTTACTACTCGTCTGCGACTTCGCAAGTCTAATTGACCCCGCGGAGGTGCAGACCTTAGCAGTCAAGCTCAGGGCCTCAGACGGCAATCCTCAGGCGCGCATGCTGGCAATGTGCCAGAGCGCGGGCATCTTAAGTGCCGTCGGGGCGTACCAAGCCAATGTCTACTAGCCGAAGAAAACCACGCTCACAAGGCAAGTGAGAGATGCACTCGCTTCCTTTCGAGAGGACGGCTGGGATAGGAAACTCTCGTCGCTCTTTCCAACGCACCAGGCATTCTGGTCGTTGCAGAGAGCAATGAAGAGCGACACTGTCTCGGTAATGCCTCCTTTGGTTAGACCATACCGACTACCCGCTTTCGATGTCAGAGAGAAGGCCGAATGTCTAGCAAACAGTTTTGAGAGCCAAGGCTCCCCTAGCGACCAACCGAGTGACCCAGTCGCATTTCACGCTCCGTAGCGCCCGCACGCGTCCAAAGTTGTTTAAAATCGCTTCGACAATaaaaaagtgtaataaaatatcaaagtgaGGGAAAAGTGGTCCAAAAATCAAGTGCTGCATATCAATAGTTGCACGCTAACACCAGCTACACGAAGGTGTAAAATTTTCCGAAATCGGATTTAAATTGGAAAAGTTATTTAGACTTAAAGAAAATTCCTAAAGACAAACCTAGtgttaaaagtaataacaCTTTTAAATACTGCCAAatgtaaaatagaaataagtaaattttgtaaaacaaaacaatgtattaATGTGAGATCGGGAAAAATAGTCTTTAGAACTAGTTATAGTATGTtgcatttcatttttattttattgttgagtGTCATAAATTTAAGGATTAAGATAAGCAATACTGTCAAAATGTGCCGGACAGACGGTCGCCAGATGTAGGCAACGTAGTTGTAAGTGGtgaaattacaatttactGTAGCCATCtagaatataagaaaaagatTGTAAGTGTGCGAGCGGGGTAATAAACCCAGGTATGAGTTTAGGCGTACGTTGAGGGGGCACTTAGTCTATAGTCTTTGACGAGAGCTGACCAACGTCGGTACTCTCTTCCATGTGATTCTTTCTTTCTATTTCCAATAAATGcagttcatattattataacttagttCCTGTCCTGTGATTTCATTTAATCAACagtatctattattttatctaatatctattattttttccttattattttcataccaACATTAATCCGATACTACattaatgtaataacaatattaaaatgtcagagtcgataaattataacaaagctataaataatgtaataattaaaattataataaattaaaaatgataaatgatctagaataagaaataaagtaaatagtaaAACAAGGCATACTCCCACCTGATCCTgtcaaatagaaataatacatAGTACACAAATAGATAAAAGGGTGTAAACCTGGCATGAAAGAGAAGgacaaaagaaagaaaaagtaTGCGGAATGGAAGGTCCTAGCGAAGCGAGAACTGGTATGGAAGAGAAATATCATAGCAAACAGGGTCTCTGACCAAGTTAGAGGGACTAggcataaaacatttaaaaaactctGCCAAACTGGAAAAAGCGAACACAACGCTTTCGATGAACAAGGGCTAGTTAGGAAGAAATGGGATGCATTAGCAAGAGCTGTGACCGCGTACTGTTAAGGGCGACCAAAAGGATCAAGGACCGCAGATGCTCAACCGTGGCGAGCTGCTAAGAACCCAGAACGACAGCCCCATTCCTTAGCAAAAAAGAGCCAAATATGTAGGGGTCATCCTGGATAGATATTTCGCATTTAACCCCCACATTCATATAGTTAGGAATAGGGCAGCCTACATCTTTACATCTTAGGTCGCCTATACCCTCTGATGTCCAGTAAAAGTAAATTGTCCCTTAGAAATAAGGTCACACTTTACACGACCTGCATACTTCCAGTCATGTCGTACGCAAGCGCGTCATTcgctaaaataaattcatgcgCATCACAGGCGCACTCTGGTACATCAGGAATTCTGACCTTCAACTATCTACGAAAGCTGCGCAACCAAGCAATCCATCCTATATGGATTGCTTGCCAATCTTGAAGCCGAATCGTTCTCGTCAG
This sequence is a window from Danaus plexippus chromosome 29 unlocalized genomic scaffold, MEX_DaPlex mxdp_36, whole genome shotgun sequence. Protein-coding genes within it:
- the LOC133320436 gene encoding uncharacterized protein LOC133320436, whose translation is MQRQLDQLPQWLDKWRLRVNVSKTQAISMGRRHPPQPPSLMGQPLQWARTVKYLGVTIDRGLSMKQHTKEVVEKSRAARALLRPVLRSDLPLRAKLAVYKTYIRSHLTYAAPAWYALVKEPERGRLRAQQSLVLRTLVDAPWCVRNATIARDLHMESLDDFITRLSRAMFQRADASTFAHIREVAPYHRRPPDGHALPRDLLPAALPGLTPHKHPP